From the Syntrophomonadaceae bacterium genome, one window contains:
- a CDS encoding transposase yields the protein DHGVRINDLEAAELIQKIAEIKSPQEIQAFEKQKRNAVVKELKKRQLSIRQIGRLTGISFGIIRKL from the coding sequence TGATCATGGGGTCAGGATAAATGATCTGGAAGCAGCTGAACTAATCCAAAAAATAGCTGAGATAAAAAGTCCGCAAGAGATACAGGCATTTGAGAAGCAAAAGAGAAATGCAGTGGTCAAAGAGCTTAAAAAAAGACAGTTGTCCATCAGGCAGATCGGAAGATTAACCGGGATCAGTTTTGGTATCATCAGAAAGCTATGA